TCTGGGGACCCTGCTGGTTGTGGTGGCCGCGCTGGCGGTGCTGAGGTTTTTCTCCGACGGCGGCACCGGCTCCGCAGAACTTGGGGCTGGGGATGGTGAGACGGCATCGGGCAGATGGGAATTTGGCGGCCTCGGGACGGACGGCGGCCTTGAGGCCGGGGATCTCGGGGATGGGGGCGGCGGCGGTGGCGTGTTGGCGGCGGACGCGGAGACGGTCGCGGGCGCGCTGGCGGCTCTCGACTCGCTGCCGCCGGTTCCGGCGGGCGCCGTGCCTTCCTATGAGCGGGAGGAGTTCCTGCCGGGCGGCTGGGCGGACTTGGACGGGGACGGCTGCTACACCCGCAACGAGATCCTGGCCCGCGACTTGGAGCAGGTCACCTACCTGGCGGACGGCGAGAACTGCAAGGTGGCGACCGGGCGCCTGGCGGACCCGTACACGGGCACGGTGATCGAGTTCAACCGGGAGGAGTCGACTCAGACGGTGCAGATCGACCACATAGTCGCCCTGGCGGAGGCGTGGCGGGCGGGCGCCTGGGAGTGGACCAAGGACCAGCGCAAGGCTTTCGCCAACGACCCGGCGGAGTTGTTGGCGGTGGCGGGCGCCGCCAACCAGTCCAAGGGCGACCGCGGGCCCGCCAGCTGGCTCCCGGACGCGAACCGCTGCGGCTACGGCGCGGCCTACGCGAACCTGGCGGCCCGCTACCAACTGGGGATCGCGGAGGCGGACCGGGAGGCGCTCCGCAATTTGCTCAAGTCCTGCTGAGGCGCCGTCGCCAGGCCTGGCGCCCAGTGCCGTTTCGGATCCGCCGGCTGCCGAGTCCCGCTTTGTATCCGTCCGCGCC
The genomic region above belongs to Bifidobacteriaceae bacterium and contains:
- a CDS encoding HNH endonuclease family protein, which produces MPSYEREEFLPGGWADLDGDGCYTRNEILARDLEQVTYLADGENCKVATGRLADPYTGTVIEFNREESTQTVQIDHIVALAEAWRAGAWEWTKDQRKAFANDPAELLAVAGAANQSKGDRGPASWLPDANRCGYGAAYANLAARYQLGIAEADREALRNLLKSC